The DNA sequence AAAGCTAAATAAATCTCCTCAGAAATGGCTTACAAGGGTGGGCCAAGCTGAAGTAGTCTGCCAGGATGTTGTCGCAGAAGTGTGTGAGGTTGTCCAGCTTTCTGAGGTGGCTCTGTAGGGGGTTGTTGGGGAGGGGGGCCTTGTGGAGGGGAGCCACAAACCCAAACACAAAAGCATCCAGGCTGGTGGGTCTAAAGACACAAAAAAGTACCATTTTTAATGAACCGAACgtgtgtttttggaatatggCTAGCAGCCGCACATGTTACAATCCGCTTGCATAGGGGCCAAGTTGCGCAATGACAAACCAGATCAGTGAGAAGATAGATGGTTGGTATTGTGGTTTTTACATACTACATCTAGCACAGTGCAGTGACCCCTTTTCATTGTGTTGATACGTGCAGTGCAAAGGTGCGGCGGCGTAGCACGTCCTACTTGAGTACGTACAAGTTGCCGAAGAAGAAGTTTGCTGCTCCCAGTCTGTAGGAGAGAAGATTTAGGCACTCCTTGGCATCACTGTAGAGCTGAcacagtgagaaaaaaaacaatgattacagatttttttttttgggggggggggggggggctacctGTGTTTACCTTTCCTTCCACTTCGTTGATTCTACATAACGGCGCCTCTCCTTTGGTCAGCAGGATGCGGGAGCGGGCGCTGTTGGCATGACGACCGGGCACCAGGAAGTTGAGGGGGAACGGCGAGCGGGAGGCAAACCACGGCCGTGTCAGATTGGCGTAGATTTCTGCATCCAACCAGAAAGTGTGCAACTAGCATGTGAAGGACAAAGAATCAGGagtcacatttgattttttttttttttaaataagtgacGAGACTGAGAAGGTGTCTGGTTACCAGAGCAGGTTGTAATTTTTCTTCGAGAAGAGCGATGTAAGCCATGGTGTCAGCTCCTTGTCGGGCGCTCAGCTCGTAGTCTGCATTAAACCtctgaaaacaacacaaatgaatcCGATTCCATTCAAATTCATGTACCTTACAAGGCATCTACTAATACCTGCTTTCTCAGGAAGTTGAGAATCTGCGAGGGTTCTTTCACTGAAGTGTCACCACAAACCAACTCAGGCACTGTTGCTAatgagaagggaaaaaaacaaaaaaaaacatccaggcACTTTTCAAACTCTGCTAATAATATCTGCCTCAGCCCACCTGTCAGAGTTTTCCATGTCCAGTCGATAGGAGAAATGTTCACTTTGGCTCCAGAAAACTTGGCGTAtgcctgaaagtaaaaacaacaGCTGAATTAAAACAGATTGTAAGAAAAGACATCCAAGCAAGAACAGGACAGAGAATGTGGAGAAAGCCCCGTCGTTTCCATTACGATAAAGGGGAATTGTTCAATCTTATCACCAAGTATTTGGGGGTAaattatgtcatttttgtttcttcCGCTCACTTTCCCCTATATCATtttatttccccaaatattGTTATTATCAAATGTACACCAagtgacttaaaaaaagaatagcaacaaaaatatttgatacagcTTATTGTAAGTGGAGCTATTTTCCTTACaaaaataactaactaaataaatgtgagatTATTTTTTCTCTCGTCCTTGTTGATTTGGGGTTTAATGCTTTGTACAAAAACTGATAAACAAACAATTTAATAACATAAGAATTCACAAAAGAtggacaaaagacaaaaaatttaTATCAATATCTGAAATCTAACAATCAGCAAAAATCAGTCCTAACGAAACtattaaataattacaattactatTTTTACTTTAACAGGGAATTTAACCCCAAagttttaacaataaaatattctatgcagcgtcactagtctaaacatagtattcttattaatattttgtttgtggacTATGAattcagcaaaatccaccctattttcatccatctgtgggggcggccattttgccgcttgccgtcaactaaaaatgacatcagagttgctcaggtaatgaccaatcacggttcagcttgcaaatgtcacatgacaaaaCTCAACAGGTGaggtgtgattggtcattacctgagcaactgtgatgtcatgttcagtcaacagcaagcggcaaaatggccgccccctgtgctggataaaaatggctggattttgctgcttaactcatattccacaatgcaatattaatcagagttttgtgtttaaactagtgggggcacatgaaacatattattgtaaagaaaatgttcaggTTGAGTTCCCATACAGTAGAGCATGACAAGTTTCACTGGCCCAAATGCTGGCTACTATCCCAGAAGCACTCATTTCTGGCAGCCAGGTAGGAGTCACCTTGTTTAGAAATAAATGCCACAACACGAAAGGTGCTCGGCaggtttacattacattacatttaagtGTATTgtagataataaataaacaatgaagGAAGTACCGAAGGAATTTTACTCTATACTGACCTTGAAGTATCACATTTTGTTCTCCGTGACTGACAAACAGTCACAGAGCTTGGACAAAGCTAACATTCACTAATGTTAACATGTTCCATCTGCATCCATATTTGTCAAGACATGTTTAATAACAACGCTCAGTTTCATGCAGGAACTCGCAGATAACAAGCACAATGGTCCGACCAGGTTAGCATGGAAGCTAACCGCGGAAACAGCGAACGAATTTAACAAGTCAACCCGGGAAAAGTGACGTATGCAACGGCCTTGTCCATGCAAACAAAAGTGAAGGTTACCAGGACTACGAGTGACTCGTTGTGGACCGACGGCAGACCCCAATCGCCGCCCCAGCATCGCAGCTCCATGGCAGCTGCCATGTTTGCTCCGAGGAAGGCGGTCGTTCGCTGACGTCACGTTGGAGCAATAACGTTAGCTCGCCTGTCTGACGTCACTTTCCTGTAAACACGTGCCCAGATGCGCTCTCCTCATTAACTTTAatggacttttttgttgttgatgacTTCATACTTGTATTCCCTTCATTTTAAACCAAAAGctgtattttattctttttcttttctttttactttcttcaacATAACATAAAATATGATGACGCAACAGATTACGAGAAACAAGATATTCCCCCATCCGTGGGTTTATTTAAGAAAATTGTTTGATGTTGGCGCAATGGAGCCAAGAATGATTTGCAAAGAATGTGCGTTATCAAGCAGCCTAAAACCACCAGCTTCTTGTGCCCAAAAAGTCTTGGTCTAAtctgaaaacaaacacatgcagATAAGGTAGTCTATTTTCTCAGCCATTAGCTACCTGAACGATAAAAGTTGATAGGAGGGGGTGCAGAGAAGTTATTTGTAAACCCCAAGTGTACCAGCTGCCTCTTGTGAAAAGGACCACATTTGCTAAATGCAGATGTGCAACTACTGTACATTAATTTATGTTCACTGGATCATGAGAATTATTTATTGGGCACAAATTTggaaaacaattacaaaattaggtcatttaaatattttaagataCCACCACACAGTTGGGAGAAATCTGCCACAATGATAAcgtttgcaaaattaaaaataaataattcaaacttCCTTTGTttatcatttatgtatttaaatacacacatgcaaaacTGCAAGATGGCCTACATTTTTGTGTGGTTTACATGATAAAAGTGAGCCAGAGAATTACAGACACATCTGTAACCAAGCTCCATACAAAATCCAagtcatttgttgcatgtcccTTGCTTAGAATTTCTactttcttttaaaaattacatGATAGGAAAACTATATCCATATAGTATATACTAATATGTATATACTAATATATACTCATAAAGCAGCCCTAATCCATTAACTCTATTAACCATTTAGTTCCTGCTTTATCTTAAcattactttctttcttttttttattggtgcATATAGTCGCCGCCACTTTTTTGCAACACATGAGGACAGACACTCCCCTCTGCTTTTTAAGCTGCGTCTGTGGCCCAACAGCCACCTCACCTCTGCTGAGTTTTTTGCCTCAACATCTGGATGCTCGGCTTTGTCCGGCATAGGCTATTCTAAACTTTTCAGTTCCGAGAGCGGATCCTCTTCTGACTGGAAATGATGAGTGTGTGGCCTGGAGTCGTGGCTCTGTCTCTGGTGCTGCATCAGCTTTTGATCACTGCTACAGCTCAAGGCATTGGTGAGTGCTGGCTGCCTCTCGGACTATTCTACATTTGAAACCAACATTGACTACAGGGTTGTGTTGTGTTGCATTTTAAATCTTCAGAGTGTAGCCCGCCCTTGGGGAAAAGACACAACAAAAAATCCAATGAATTTACTACCTCAAGAttattttaacactttttcAGAGTTTATATGGCTTTACACTCGCCAGAGTTAAATGAacacttttaaaattgttaaatatttaacactGGGAGAGAGTACATTTTGAACTCACTAAAAAGAGTCCAATTAAAACTACAGGCAAGTAACTCTTCTCAGACACATCTACTTTCTCTCTCAATTAGTGTTAGTTTGACTCCTTAAAAGTTTTTCTTAAATGGGTTTTAATCGCATTCCCCAGTACCATAAAACCTGTCCACTCAGCCATCACATCTCTCAGGCTTTGTAAATAACTTCAATGTGGGGGAAAAAGGACATTAGTTTGACAACAGCGGAATGTCATTATTCATTTTCACTGCAAACAAGTCTAACTTTGTATTGAAGACCATCAACTTCAAACACTtcttttgaaagagcatttcgAGCATGTTGCTATTGACCAGTTTCTTATGTGAAGGAGGCGGAAAATGGCGATGGTTTGTCTCTCTCAAACTGGTAAGGTGCAGGTGCCAAGTGTGGGAATCTAACACTCAGAAGAGTTAATCTAACTCGAGGTGATCAATGTGAAGTAAAATCCACTCTGGAAACCATTTAAGtctgaaaacataaaaattacACTTTAGGAGTTAAAATTAACTCCCACAAATTTAACTCTGAAATGTTAACACTTCTAATTATATTATAATGGTATATGATATGAAGCATGTAAACAATGGAATGGTATGGTTTAAAATTTGGCATTTATTCTATTTTAGAAACTCTTGTTTATGAGTTGTGACTGAACAGTGCTTCTGTTGTTTGGAGCCAAGTACTAAACTCGAGAATCTGTTCAATCCAAACAATTGTCACAATTCGTAAAAATCAGTtaatccaatccactttattatattatgtttgttttttttgctttgtttttgtaaagcgctatgtgacagctaaggctgtttgaaagctctacataaataaagatgaATTGACTTGacttatttctatagcacagtttataaacaaacatttccaaagtgctgcacacTATGATACAcataaaatctagtaaaactaattctaaaaatataaaagcagtcaataaaatacaaaaatgcaacgagtaaatagaaaataaatatatataaaattattttaaaactaattatatatatatatatatatatatatatatatatatatatatatatatatatataaaataaactcaataaataaataaaagcacaaaaagACCCCGAGGACCTCAACTAAAAGCCAAGGAATAAACGAGACTTAAAACACTCCACTGTGGGAGCACTTCGAAGATTtaagttttaagttttaagtcTCGTCTTAGGCAACATGAGGTGGAACTGGCCCTCAGACCTCAGTGTGCGCGCTGGAGTGTACTCCTGGAAGAGGTCTTCAATGTACGAAGGGGCCAGTCCGGGGCCATTTCATGTATTAACAAATGACGTGTTGTTGTGACCATCCCTATTGTGGAACTCCACATTTGGTAGCATTGTGAGGTTCATAAGAGTAATCCAGGAATTGTCTAGCCTTAACGGAGGCCTGTTCTATTGAATGAAACTCTACTTGTTTTTAGGAGCTTTTGAGGTTGGagaaataatatgcaaaaagagAGCCTTGATTAGTAAAGCAGCTCTACCTGACATCTGAAAAAGTACATATGCAAAAACCCGATTTGCCTGGAAACAGCACACCATTTTTTCCACATCATTTTCCCGTCACTTGATGTTATTCTTGAGTTGCGCAAATGGCAGCACGCACGTCAATGCAAAACGTGTGTGTTGGCTCCAGTGGAAAAAAGTGTGTGCGCCGCTGCTTCGGCAGCTCCAGTCCGTCACTCTATAAAAGACAGCAGGCTACAAACACATTCACGTAAGTCACATTGCACACACGTGGACACCCCTGTCACCCTTCATAAAGTGACTCAGCAAAGCCAATCCAGAGTATTTAGCAGCTATCACCGTTTGGATGTAGACCTTCCTTTAGAAAAAGAAATCTCTCTTGTAAACCAAAATTTAGGGGgaaatgcattgtgggtagaGTATGGCATACAATTAATTACCCATTAGACTGACctgcagaggtgggtagagtagcccgGAATTTTTACTCAAGTATGAGTAGCgttatgttaaaataatattactcaagtagaagtaaaaagtagtcatcaaaaaacgcactcaaagtaaaaaaagtattcactgaaaagaatactcaagtactgagtaactgcttgaacatgaagtctgatttatgtagtggtagttttatttacttatttatgtatttaaaaaaacaaacaaaaaaaacaatgtcatcagttagacaaaaagataaaattatgtgcaaatgctggcatcttcaaatcatagaattaaaaaaatatatatattttttaacttgttgTGGTCTAACTTCTGCCAAGGTGCTAAAGCAGGCATGCGCAATGAgcagtgtcctctttttttctttttttcttgtttcagaGCTTAACGACCTACTTAAAAGTTAATTGTTAATTGAAGCTAATATGCGAAGATGACGCTCCTTCCAAaagcggggtggggggggggtggtttcTTTAAAGACTCGCTTCTTCACGTTGAAGAGCCGTTCAAAAGACTCGATTCGTTCGTGAACGTCACATCGCTAGTGTTcgcggaaatgctcccacagtCAAGCAGAACGCTtgcgtgaaaatacggtaaatctaatGGGGCGGCGGCtaacgactctagtgtagcagagtaagagtagcgttacttcttcacacatctactcaagtataagtaaaaaatattgggtagtaaaactactcttagaagtggCCTACATTGTTTTGCTCAAGTAAATGAAACAaagtaaatgtaactcattaCTACCCACCTCAGAAATTGGATTATTTTGGCCATTTCTAAGTATCGCTTATATTAGTTTCAACAAGTCGACTCTCCTGTGCCAGTGTACGACCTTCTGGTGTCGCCTGATTGCCTGCCGGACTTGCTCCAAGGAAGCTTAAAGAATAAAGGGCGGGACGAGGCCTTCCTGCTGTCCTCTTTCAAACTCCAAAACAAGACCCCCACATCCCTTTACAGCGTCATTAACCCCAAAGACAACAGCAAGTACCTGGAGCTCAACGTGCAGGCCAAACTGAGCAAAGGTGAGAGAGGACGACTGAATCACGTGATGACTTCGATCCAGCAGGTCGTGACAGTGATGCTCTCTTTCAACTATCCTCTCCATCTCAAGTCATTTTGCGCTACCAGAAGACTGACGGCAGATATGGCACCACCAGTTTTAACCACGGTTCCCTGGCCGACGGCAACGACCACCACGTGCTGCTGCATGCCAGCGGTCTGCAACGTGGCCCCCCTCGCCTCAACATTTatgtggactgcaggctggtgCACACTCTGGATGAGCTGCCAGCTGCCTTTGGCTCCATCCCTCGCGGTCCGAACTCAGTCGCACTCAGGACGCTGCAGGTACAAGGAATGAACATTTACATGAAGTGCATGATATGCGGTCATTTACTCGTCTTTGTTTCGAATTTTCGATGAAGGGTGGCATGACGGACATGAAACTGGTGCTTGATGACACCATAGAGAACGTGGCAacactgcaggactgcagccgGGATCAGGAAGAACCTCTGAAGCTGCTGAGTGAGAGAACAATGACATGCTAATCTTTTGAAGTTTAGATTTAATGGCGTGTGCGGGCAGCGTGGTGTTGTGGTGGTCAGATTATAAACACAGGAAGATGTCTCATCCGCACTGTGAGCCAATGGGAAGAAACCCGAGCACAGGACAGCTATCTTGGGACAGGCCTGCTCGATCACTCATAACATTACAGTTAACCTAACCTCAAATCTCccaaatttttgttgttaaacatATGACACAAGACATGACACAAACTACTATTctgcattttaaatatataaatggcaataatttaaaaattcagTGTGGAACATAGGCCATGTTAATAAGGTTTGTAATaaaccaatccatttttaacccattcactgccattcacgattatagacgtcaaaaattcatttgaactatttctattagttaaaaaaaaaaaaatccccacttttgttaacaagagtatgaaaacctgacgcccctaaaaaaatataaaaaattagtcagacaattaaaatttgtaatcataattaatcgcatgacatcaatagttgactcacgatttatcacaaatttttatatccgttataaatgtacaatacatttttttctaggttttcataaaaaaagaaatgaaatgaaaaaaatgttaaaccaatagaaattgttcacattcattttttgacgtctatagccgtcaaatggcagtgaatgagttaaatccgTCAAGAATTCAGCGAGTTACGAGTatttaaatgaacaaatgatCCAACTTGCCACCGACTACAGCAGAGCGAACCAGAGCAGTCACCTGTCCTAAAATGGCCGACCAATGGTGACGTTGCCAATTACGTCATGAGACATCTAGTGTTTATATCTATGAGCATGAGTACCAAACAGACTGGCCTTCCCGTGTGGAGTTTGTTCCAACATCCTccgccattaaaaaaataaataaatactgaagactctaaattgtctttaggtgtgaatgcttgtttgttagcattgaaATAATGTGTGCGTTTGGAAGTACAGTACTGTTGTGCCTGTTTACAACAGCAACAATAACAGATTGAAAGCGGTATATAGCATCTTAGCTAACTGCAACATAACTTTCAAGAGAATGCTAAGCTATATCTTAAATAAAATCTGGT is a window from the Vanacampus margaritifer isolate UIUO_Vmar chromosome 3, RoL_Vmar_1.0, whole genome shotgun sequence genome containing:
- the mtx3 gene encoding metaxin-3 encodes the protein MAAAMELRCWGGDWGLPSVHNESLVVLAYAKFSGAKVNISPIDWTWKTLTATVPELVCGDTSVKEPSQILNFLRKQRFNADYELSARQGADTMAYIALLEEKLQPALLHTFWLDAEIYANLTRPWFASRSPFPLNFLVPGRHANSARSRILLTKGEAPLCRINEVEGKLYSDAKECLNLLSYRLGAANFFFGNLPTSLDAFVFGFVAPLHKAPLPNNPLQSHLRKLDNLTHFCDNILADYFSLAHPCLPPSVQETMDANLQKLTQLVNKESNLIEKMDDNLRSSPQHKPHRPEAKPSRVTEKSSTPA